In Arthrobacter sp. B3I4, the following proteins share a genomic window:
- a CDS encoding LUD domain-containing protein, protein MSAREDILGRIRSALRDAPVAPEIPREYRATSELDQDALVHLLSDRLVDYKARVSVVAAADVPARIAELLADVGSYVAPEGLDAAWVTESDARRRVDSAAAPLSVAELDGIGAVVTGSAAAVAETGTIILDGSPNQGRRAISLVPDHHICVVNAADIAGILPESLRRIDGTRPLTLISGPSATSDIELERVEGVHGPRILDVIIGR, encoded by the coding sequence ATGAGCGCACGCGAAGACATCCTGGGCCGTATCCGTTCTGCGCTGCGGGACGCGCCCGTGGCCCCGGAGATCCCCCGGGAGTACCGGGCAACGTCCGAGCTGGACCAAGACGCACTGGTGCACCTGCTCTCCGACCGGCTAGTCGACTACAAGGCCAGGGTCTCCGTCGTGGCGGCAGCAGACGTGCCGGCGCGGATTGCCGAGCTCCTCGCCGACGTCGGCAGCTACGTCGCGCCGGAAGGGCTCGACGCCGCCTGGGTCACCGAATCCGATGCCCGTCGGCGGGTGGACTCGGCCGCCGCGCCGCTGAGCGTGGCCGAGCTGGACGGCATCGGCGCCGTCGTCACCGGCAGTGCTGCCGCTGTCGCCGAAACGGGAACCATCATCCTGGACGGCAGCCCCAACCAGGGCCGCCGGGCGATCAGCCTCGTCCCGGACCATCACATCTGCGTCGTGAACGCCGCGGACATCGCCGGGATCCTGCCCGAGTCGCTGCGCCGCATTGACGGTACCCGGCCGCTCACGCTGATCAGCGGACCGAGCGCCACCAGCGACATCGAGTTGGAACGCGTCGAAGGTGTTCACGGACCTCGCATCCTGGACGTCATCATCGGCCGCTAA
- a CDS encoding LutB/LldF family L-lactate oxidation iron-sulfur protein, whose protein sequence is MSTFLGMPSLPVFGSGNLHAAESFPKAAHRELGNAQLRANLGHATHTIRDKRLQVVSELPDWEQLRDAGSAIKESVMARLPELLEQFEQNFTARGGVIHWARDASEANEIVAGLIRDTGETEVVKVKSMATQEIGLNEYLEEQGIAAFETDLAELIVQLDHDKPSHILVPAIHKNRTEIRDIFLREMPGADPELTDNPAVLAMAARAHLRRKFLTAKVAVSGANFALADSGTLAVVESEGNGRMCLTLPETLITVMGVEKLLPSWQDLEVFMQLLPRSSTGERMNPYTSLWTGVTEGDGPQNVHLVLLDNGRSAALADEMGRSALHCIRCSACMNVCPVYERTGGHAYGSTYPGPIGAILSPLLTGIESEENSSLPYASSLCGACYDACPVKINIPDILVHLRSVDVDSQRGKKKLPSQMDVGMSAASWALSSGKRLGLLERGLPLGRLAAGRDKKIKKLPGIAAGWTQSRDIPAPPAQSFRNWWAKERQGAEQHGGKTQDTTQNEETGA, encoded by the coding sequence ATGAGCACCTTCCTGGGCATGCCCTCCCTGCCGGTCTTCGGCTCCGGCAACCTGCACGCCGCCGAATCCTTCCCCAAGGCCGCGCACCGCGAGCTGGGCAACGCGCAGCTGCGCGCCAATCTCGGCCACGCCACCCACACCATCCGCGACAAGCGGCTCCAAGTGGTGTCCGAACTGCCGGACTGGGAGCAGCTGCGCGACGCCGGCTCCGCCATCAAGGAATCCGTGATGGCCCGGCTGCCCGAACTCCTGGAACAGTTCGAGCAGAACTTCACCGCGCGCGGCGGAGTGATCCACTGGGCGCGCGACGCCAGCGAGGCCAACGAAATCGTCGCGGGTCTGATCAGGGACACTGGCGAAACCGAGGTGGTCAAGGTCAAATCCATGGCCACCCAGGAGATCGGGCTCAACGAGTACCTCGAAGAGCAGGGAATCGCGGCCTTCGAAACGGACCTGGCCGAGTTGATCGTCCAGCTGGACCACGACAAGCCCAGCCATATCCTGGTGCCGGCCATCCACAAGAACCGCACCGAGATCCGGGACATCTTCCTGCGCGAGATGCCCGGCGCCGACCCTGAGCTCACTGACAACCCGGCGGTGCTCGCCATGGCCGCCCGCGCGCACCTGCGCCGCAAGTTCCTCACGGCCAAGGTGGCCGTCTCCGGAGCCAACTTCGCGCTGGCCGATTCCGGAACCCTCGCCGTCGTCGAATCCGAAGGCAACGGCCGGATGTGCCTGACCCTGCCGGAAACCCTGATCACCGTGATGGGCGTCGAAAAGCTGCTGCCCAGCTGGCAGGACCTTGAAGTGTTCATGCAGCTGCTCCCGCGCTCGTCCACCGGGGAACGGATGAACCCGTACACCTCGCTGTGGACCGGCGTGACCGAGGGCGACGGGCCGCAGAACGTGCACCTCGTGCTGCTGGACAACGGGCGCAGTGCCGCCCTGGCCGATGAGATGGGCCGGTCCGCGCTGCACTGCATCCGTTGCAGCGCCTGCATGAACGTCTGCCCGGTGTACGAACGGACCGGCGGCCACGCCTACGGCTCCACCTACCCGGGCCCGATCGGCGCGATCCTGTCCCCGCTGCTGACCGGCATCGAGTCCGAGGAAAACAGCTCGCTGCCGTACGCCTCCTCGCTGTGCGGAGCCTGCTACGACGCCTGCCCGGTGAAGATCAACATCCCGGACATCCTCGTGCACCTGCGCAGCGTCGACGTCGACAGCCAGCGCGGGAAGAAGAAGCTGCCCAGCCAGATGGACGTCGGCATGTCGGCCGCGTCCTGGGCACTGTCCTCCGGCAAGCGGCTCGGACTGCTCGAAAGAGGCCTGCCGCTCGGCCGGCTGGCTGCCGGGCGCGACAAGAAGATCAAGAAGCTGCCCGGCATCGCCGCCGGCTGGACGCAGAGCCGCGACATCCCCGCGCCTCCCGCGCAGTCCTTCCGGAACTGGTGGGCCAAAGAGCGCCAGGGTGCGGAACAACACGGTGGCAAGACCCAAGACACGACTCAAAACGAGGAAACCGGAGCATGA
- a CDS encoding (Fe-S)-binding protein, giving the protein MRIALFATCIVDAMYPRTAQATVSILERLGHEVVFPAGQACCGQMHVNSGYLKEAVPVVANHVDAFDTEEYDVAVAPSGSCVASVKHQHPMVARSCGDTALETRAAAVGARTYELSELLVDVLGVTDAGAQLGSYFPHRVTYHPSCHGMRLLRLGDRQSRLLRTVAGIDLVDLPEADQCCGFGGTFSIKNADVSSAMLEDKAANIRTTGAELCTGGDASCLMHIGGGLSRQGSNVTTLHLAEILASTMGAPASVTGDVHVSTGKATR; this is encoded by the coding sequence ATGAGAATCGCTTTGTTTGCCACCTGCATCGTGGATGCGATGTATCCGCGCACGGCGCAGGCCACGGTCAGCATCCTGGAACGGCTGGGACACGAGGTCGTGTTTCCAGCGGGCCAGGCCTGCTGCGGCCAGATGCACGTCAACAGCGGCTACCTGAAGGAAGCGGTTCCGGTGGTCGCCAACCATGTGGACGCGTTCGACACGGAGGAGTACGACGTCGCCGTCGCACCTTCCGGGTCCTGCGTCGCGTCGGTGAAGCACCAGCACCCGATGGTCGCCCGCTCCTGCGGCGACACCGCCCTGGAAACCCGCGCCGCCGCCGTCGGCGCCCGGACCTACGAGCTCTCCGAACTGCTCGTGGACGTCCTCGGCGTGACCGACGCCGGCGCCCAGCTCGGCTCCTACTTCCCGCACCGCGTCACCTACCACCCCAGCTGCCACGGCATGCGTCTGCTCCGCCTCGGCGACCGCCAGTCCCGGCTGTTACGCACCGTGGCCGGGATCGACTTGGTCGACCTCCCGGAGGCGGACCAGTGTTGCGGCTTCGGCGGCACCTTCTCAATTAAGAACGCGGACGTGTCCTCGGCCATGCTCGAAGACAAGGCGGCCAACATCCGCACCACCGGCGCCGAACTGTGCACCGGTGGCGACGCGTCCTGCCTGATGCACATTGGGGGTGGCCTGTCCCGTCAGGGCAGCAACGTTACTACTCTGCACCTCGCTGAAATCCTCGCCAGCACCATGGGGGCGCCCGCTTCCGTCACCGGCGACGTCCACGTCAGCACCGGAAAGGCCACCCGATGA
- a CDS encoding L-lactate permease gives MDHFTPSTDPVLNSVAWSAIVGLLPLLTFFLLLAVVKTKAHVAGGFALLVALVVGVVAFQMPAGLAILSATQGGVFGAFPVLWIVIMAVWLYQVTVLSGRFEDLRRVFDVIGGGDVRLQAVLVAFCFGGLLEALAGFGAPVAITATMLLALGLPPLRAAAAVLVANTAPVAFGAMAIPITTAAGLTGLHATDIGSIVGRQAPLLATFVPLILLFILDGRRGIKDCWPAALVVGGSFATAQFLCSNYFSYELTDIVASLTGLGAAVIFFRLWKPRGGSEARERLRVASGAATTAGSSAAGNGANTGSHSGSHGGAVSTAEKASDGLTPSRTWLALFPYFLVIVVFAIGKLWKLGVDVPAFLASTDVKIPWPILHDALVSADGKPVSSTVYVFQWLSSPGTMLLITGLIVAFVYSKYDDGGRYRLTVGDAVLDIWRTIVKMRWAGLTIITVLALAYVMNNSGQTVSIGTWLAGTGSFFAFLSPVLGWLGTAVTGSDTSANALFAKLQQTAGLKAGIDPNLLVAANTSGGVVGKLISPQNLAIAATAVNLDGQESVILRKVVGWSVALLLVLCTLVFLQSTPVLGWMLP, from the coding sequence GTGGACCACTTCACCCCCAGCACAGATCCGGTGCTCAACAGCGTGGCCTGGTCGGCCATCGTCGGCCTGCTCCCGCTGCTCACCTTCTTCCTCCTGCTCGCCGTGGTGAAGACCAAGGCCCATGTGGCCGGCGGCTTCGCCCTGCTGGTCGCCCTCGTGGTTGGCGTCGTGGCCTTCCAGATGCCGGCCGGCCTGGCGATCCTCTCGGCCACCCAGGGCGGCGTCTTCGGCGCGTTCCCGGTGCTGTGGATTGTCATCATGGCCGTGTGGCTCTACCAGGTCACCGTGCTCAGCGGCCGGTTCGAGGACCTGCGCCGCGTCTTCGACGTCATCGGCGGAGGCGATGTGCGGCTGCAAGCCGTGTTGGTGGCCTTCTGCTTCGGCGGTCTGCTCGAGGCCCTCGCCGGCTTTGGCGCCCCGGTCGCGATCACCGCCACGATGCTGCTCGCCCTCGGGCTGCCGCCGCTGCGCGCCGCCGCAGCCGTGCTGGTCGCCAACACCGCGCCCGTCGCGTTCGGTGCGATGGCCATTCCGATCACCACCGCCGCCGGCCTCACCGGCCTGCACGCCACGGATATCGGTTCCATCGTCGGCCGCCAGGCCCCGCTGCTGGCCACCTTCGTACCGCTGATCCTGCTCTTCATCCTGGACGGCCGGCGCGGCATCAAGGACTGCTGGCCGGCCGCCCTCGTGGTCGGCGGCTCCTTCGCCACCGCCCAGTTCCTCTGCTCCAACTACTTCTCCTACGAACTCACCGACATCGTCGCCTCGCTCACCGGCCTCGGTGCGGCCGTAATCTTCTTCCGCCTCTGGAAGCCCCGCGGAGGCAGCGAGGCGCGGGAACGCCTTCGGGTTGCCTCCGGCGCCGCCACGACAGCCGGTTCCAGCGCCGCCGGCAACGGAGCGAACACCGGATCCCACAGCGGCTCGCACGGCGGTGCGGTGTCCACCGCCGAGAAGGCCTCGGACGGTCTCACGCCCTCGCGCACCTGGCTCGCCCTGTTCCCGTACTTCCTCGTGATCGTGGTCTTCGCCATCGGCAAGCTGTGGAAGCTCGGCGTCGACGTGCCGGCCTTCCTCGCCTCCACGGACGTCAAGATCCCGTGGCCCATCCTGCACGACGCCCTGGTCAGCGCCGACGGCAAGCCCGTTTCCTCCACCGTGTACGTCTTCCAGTGGCTCTCCAGCCCAGGCACCATGCTGCTGATCACCGGGCTGATCGTGGCGTTCGTCTACTCCAAGTACGACGACGGCGGCCGCTACCGTCTCACGGTCGGCGATGCGGTCCTCGACATCTGGCGCACCATCGTCAAGATGCGTTGGGCCGGCCTGACGATCATCACCGTGCTCGCGCTGGCCTACGTCATGAACAACTCCGGCCAGACGGTCTCGATCGGCACCTGGCTCGCGGGCACCGGTTCTTTCTTCGCTTTCCTCTCCCCCGTGCTCGGCTGGCTGGGCACGGCAGTGACCGGCTCCGACACCTCCGCCAACGCCCTGTTCGCCAAGCTGCAGCAGACCGCGGGCCTGAAGGCCGGCATCGATCCGAACCTGCTGGTGGCAGCCAACACCTCCGGCGGCGTCGTCGGCAAGCTGATCAGCCCGCAGAACCTCGCCATCGCGGCCACAGCGGTCAACCTGGACGGCCAGGAATCGGTGATCCTGCGTAAAGTGGTCGGGTGGAGCGTGGCTCTGCTGCTGGTGCTGTGCACGCTTGTCTTCCTGCAGTCGACGCCTGTTCTGGGCTGGATGCTGCCGTAG
- a CDS encoding FadR/GntR family transcriptional regulator gives MTAAEAGAAPRRRTYDALLRDIEADLRSGKITLGDRLPGERTLAENYGISRASVREAIRILDAMGVVRSSVGSGPTSGAIVISDPSAGLSSALRLHVASSRLPVEDIVQTRILLETWTAQAGAARTGGEEELEQAAQLLEAMDNPDLDRASFHELDARFHVALSSLAGNAVVATMMESLSGSIVGYVKGAMDAMEAWPDVLSVLRAQHHGIFDAVEARDGELAARLLREHIEWFYQRAREATPPQQSPTP, from the coding sequence GTGACAGCCGCCGAAGCAGGAGCTGCCCCCCGCCGTCGTACCTATGACGCGCTCCTGCGGGACATCGAGGCGGATCTGCGCTCCGGCAAGATCACCCTCGGTGACCGCCTGCCGGGCGAGCGGACACTCGCCGAAAACTACGGCATTTCCAGGGCGTCGGTGCGGGAAGCGATCCGGATTCTGGATGCCATGGGCGTCGTCCGCAGCTCGGTCGGTTCGGGACCCACGTCGGGCGCCATCGTCATCTCCGATCCCTCCGCGGGCTTGTCCTCCGCCCTGCGGTTGCACGTCGCGAGCAGCCGGCTGCCGGTCGAGGACATCGTGCAGACGCGTATCCTGCTCGAAACCTGGACGGCGCAGGCCGGGGCGGCCCGGACCGGCGGCGAGGAGGAACTGGAGCAGGCAGCCCAGCTGCTGGAGGCCATGGACAACCCGGATCTGGACCGCGCCTCCTTCCACGAACTCGACGCGCGGTTCCACGTTGCGCTGAGCTCGCTGGCCGGGAACGCCGTCGTGGCCACGATGATGGAATCGCTCAGCGGTTCCATCGTCGGGTACGTCAAGGGCGCGATGGACGCAATGGAGGCCTGGCCGGACGTGCTGTCCGTGCTCCGGGCCCAGCACCACGGCATTTTCGACGCCGTCGAGGCACGGGACGGCGAGCTCGCAGCCCGCCTCCTGCGCGAGCACATCGAATGGTTCTACCAGCGGGCGCGGGAAGCGACCCCGCCGCAGCAATCTCCCACCCCGTAG
- a CDS encoding FAD-binding and (Fe-S)-binding domain-containing protein: MTTTAAATSPIGQLDFDQLGLDTVSTRDLDRRAMAHDASHYLLIPQGVATPRTAEDVAALLRRSRELGLPATFRSGGTSLSGQALSDSLLINTRQHFRGVEVLDGGARVRVQPGATVRSVNARLAAFGRKLGPDPASEIACTVGGVIANNSSGMACGTEFNTYRTLESMVLVLPSGTVIDTAAPDADARLRELEPDLHEGLLRLRRRVAGNAGSVRTITALFSMKNTMGYGVNSFLDYERAVDILMHLMIGSEGTLGFVAEAVFRTVEVKPAVATGLLVFNTLAAATAALPDLGGSGLATIELMDAAALKVAQLAADAPAAIRSLPVHGHTALLIEHQGTDAEELSAKRRASQELFESLDLASPFALTTDPKDRAALWHVRKGLYTTVAGARPSGTNALLEDIVVPVPALADTCGELTRLFAEHRYEESVIFGHAKDGNVHFMLNERFDDPAQLLRYQAFTDDMVDLVLGAGGSLKAEHGTGRIMAPFVRRQYGDELYEVMKEIKRLIDPANLLNPGVLLAEEPLSYIENLKVAPTVEEEVDRCVECGYCEPVCPSKDITLTPRQRIVLRREIAAAEQRGDTALAARLRKDYDYDGVQTCAADGMCVTACPVLINTGDLVRRLRKENANAVAEAGWSAAADRWGAVTAGGGLALTVAKAMPAPLAKAATAVGRAVLGAETVPAYDAVLPAGGSRRRPRQDPDSIAVFFPACIGTMFGPADAPGGTGKGTGKGSAQAFLDLCERAGIGLTVPEGIESLCCGTPWKSKGFSQGYAAMSMKVLDGLYAASGQGRLPVVCDAASCTEGLDTMKRLAAESGERYAGLRFVDSVEFVHQHVLGKLTVTSPVGSMALHPTCSSTQLGTNGALMDIARTVTEDVFVPLNWGCCAFAGDRGLLHPELTDSATDKQAREINEREFDAYASTNRTCELGMSKATGHSYRHLLEILEEATRPVG; encoded by the coding sequence ATGACAACCACGGCGGCAGCCACATCCCCGATCGGCCAGCTGGACTTTGACCAGCTGGGGCTGGACACCGTCAGCACCCGGGACTTGGACCGCCGGGCCATGGCGCACGACGCCTCGCACTACCTGTTGATCCCCCAGGGCGTCGCCACCCCGCGCACCGCCGAGGACGTCGCGGCCCTGCTGCGGCGCAGCCGCGAACTCGGCCTTCCGGCCACCTTCCGTTCCGGCGGCACGAGCCTGTCCGGCCAGGCACTCAGCGACAGCCTGCTGATCAACACCCGCCAGCACTTCCGCGGCGTCGAAGTCCTCGACGGCGGCGCCCGGGTCCGCGTCCAGCCCGGCGCCACGGTCCGCAGCGTCAACGCCCGGCTGGCCGCCTTCGGCCGCAAACTCGGCCCCGATCCGGCCAGCGAGATCGCCTGCACCGTGGGCGGCGTAATCGCGAACAACTCCTCCGGGATGGCCTGCGGCACCGAGTTCAACACCTACCGCACACTGGAGTCGATGGTGCTGGTCCTGCCCTCCGGCACGGTCATCGACACTGCAGCCCCCGACGCTGACGCGCGGCTGCGGGAACTGGAACCAGACCTGCACGAGGGCCTGCTCCGGCTGCGCCGCCGGGTAGCCGGGAATGCCGGTTCCGTGCGGACCATCACCGCACTGTTCTCGATGAAGAACACCATGGGCTACGGCGTGAACTCCTTCCTGGATTACGAACGCGCCGTAGACATCCTGATGCACCTCATGATCGGTAGCGAAGGCACCCTCGGCTTCGTTGCCGAGGCGGTGTTCCGCACTGTTGAGGTGAAACCCGCCGTCGCCACGGGCCTGTTGGTCTTCAACACGCTCGCCGCCGCGACCGCTGCATTGCCGGACCTCGGGGGCTCCGGCCTGGCGACCATTGAGCTGATGGACGCGGCAGCGCTGAAGGTCGCCCAGCTCGCCGCCGACGCCCCGGCAGCCATCCGTTCCCTTCCCGTGCACGGACACACCGCCCTGCTGATCGAACACCAGGGCACCGACGCCGAGGAGCTGTCCGCCAAGCGGCGGGCCTCGCAGGAGCTTTTCGAGTCGCTGGACCTGGCCTCGCCGTTCGCGCTGACGACCGACCCCAAGGACCGTGCCGCGCTGTGGCACGTCCGCAAGGGCCTCTACACCACGGTGGCCGGCGCCCGCCCGTCCGGAACCAACGCACTGCTGGAAGACATCGTGGTCCCGGTCCCGGCGCTGGCTGACACCTGCGGTGAACTGACGCGGCTCTTCGCCGAACACCGTTATGAGGAGTCGGTGATCTTCGGGCACGCGAAGGACGGCAACGTCCACTTCATGCTCAACGAACGCTTCGACGACCCGGCCCAGCTGCTGCGCTACCAGGCCTTCACCGATGACATGGTGGACCTGGTCCTCGGCGCCGGCGGCTCGCTCAAGGCCGAGCACGGCACCGGACGGATCATGGCGCCCTTCGTCCGCCGCCAGTACGGCGACGAGCTTTACGAGGTGATGAAGGAGATCAAACGGCTGATCGACCCTGCCAACCTGCTGAACCCGGGTGTGCTCCTGGCCGAGGAACCGCTCTCCTACATCGAGAACCTCAAGGTGGCGCCGACCGTCGAGGAAGAAGTGGACCGCTGCGTCGAATGCGGTTACTGCGAACCGGTCTGCCCCAGCAAGGACATCACCCTCACGCCCCGGCAGCGCATCGTGCTGCGCCGCGAGATCGCGGCCGCGGAACAGCGCGGCGACACCGCCCTCGCCGCCCGGCTGCGTAAGGACTACGACTACGACGGCGTGCAGACCTGCGCCGCTGACGGTATGTGCGTCACCGCCTGCCCGGTGCTGATCAACACCGGGGACCTGGTGCGGCGGCTGCGGAAGGAAAACGCGAACGCCGTCGCCGAGGCCGGCTGGAGCGCCGCCGCGGACCGCTGGGGCGCCGTCACTGCCGGCGGCGGGCTGGCCCTGACCGTGGCGAAGGCGATGCCGGCTCCCCTGGCGAAGGCAGCGACCGCCGTCGGGCGTGCCGTGCTGGGCGCTGAGACTGTGCCGGCCTACGACGCCGTGCTGCCCGCCGGCGGCTCCAGGCGCCGGCCACGCCAGGACCCGGACAGCATCGCGGTGTTCTTCCCCGCCTGCATCGGCACCATGTTCGGGCCGGCGGATGCGCCCGGCGGCACTGGGAAAGGTACGGGGAAAGGGTCCGCGCAGGCATTCCTGGACCTCTGCGAGCGCGCCGGCATTGGACTCACTGTTCCGGAGGGCATCGAGAGCCTGTGCTGCGGCACCCCGTGGAAGTCCAAGGGCTTCTCGCAGGGCTACGCTGCCATGTCCATGAAGGTGCTGGACGGGCTGTATGCGGCGAGCGGCCAGGGCCGGCTGCCGGTGGTGTGCGACGCCGCCTCCTGCACCGAGGGCCTGGACACCATGAAGCGGCTCGCCGCGGAGTCCGGGGAACGCTACGCCGGCCTGCGCTTCGTGGATTCGGTGGAGTTCGTCCACCAGCACGTGCTCGGGAAGCTCACGGTGACTTCGCCGGTGGGCTCGATGGCCCTGCACCCCACCTGCTCCTCCACCCAGCTGGGGACCAACGGCGCCTTGATGGACATCGCCCGGACGGTCACAGAGGACGTGTTCGTGCCGCTGAACTGGGGCTGCTGTGCCTTCGCCGGTGACCGGGGGCTGCTGCACCCGGAGTTGACCGACTCCGCCACGGACAAGCAGGCGCGCGAAATCAACGAGCGTGAATTCGACGCCTACGCCTCGACCAACCGCACCTGCGAACTGGGCATGTCCAAGGCCACCGGCCACTC